In Chryseobacterium oranimense, a single window of DNA contains:
- a CDS encoding DUF3324 domain-containing protein, with the protein MIKRILILVALVLQFCFLHAGIVILNGLTHSYKIENGKVYKGKVAIENTGNNPQSVKLFLQDYTYHADGTINYTALRTNKRSNGEWLKLNTNLVTLQGKEKTEVFYEITVPNQAMDPGSYWSVIIVEPVEEIKPSDKKPGVSITSIIRYAIQVITDFETENAKPDLKFESVKVEKQEGKRTVKVAIANNGNLYCKPTAAIEIYNRKTGEKVGTYSSLTMGLLPDTSKTFYIDINTIPPDKYRAAIIATDEEENAFALNVELEVKNE; encoded by the coding sequence ATGATAAAGCGTATTCTTATTTTGGTCGCCCTGGTGTTGCAGTTCTGCTTTTTACATGCCGGTATTGTGATTCTCAACGGACTTACACATTCTTACAAAATAGAAAACGGAAAAGTTTACAAAGGAAAAGTTGCTATTGAAAACACGGGCAACAATCCTCAAAGTGTAAAACTATTTTTACAGGATTATACCTACCATGCTGATGGAACGATCAATTATACAGCACTACGTACCAATAAACGCAGTAATGGGGAGTGGCTGAAACTCAACACCAATCTGGTTACACTTCAAGGTAAAGAAAAGACTGAAGTATTTTATGAAATAACAGTTCCCAATCAGGCAATGGATCCGGGAAGTTATTGGAGTGTTATCATAGTAGAACCTGTAGAGGAGATAAAGCCTAGCGACAAAAAACCGGGGGTGAGCATCACTTCTATTATACGATATGCAATTCAGGTCATTACAGACTTTGAAACGGAAAATGCCAAACCGGACCTTAAGTTTGAAAGTGTAAAAGTAGAAAAACAGGAAGGAAAAAGAACGGTTAAAGTGGCTATTGCCAACAATGGTAATTTGTATTGTAAACCTACAGCAGCCATTGAAATCTATAATCGCAAAACAGGTGAAAAAGTAGGAACATACTCAAGTTTAACAATGGGACTGTTACCGGACACCTCCAAAACATTTTACATTGACATCAATACAATTCCTCCGGACAAATACAGAGCCGCCATAATAGCTACAGATGAAGAGGAGAATGCATTTGCACTCAATGTGGAATTAGAAGTAAAAAATGAGTAA
- a CDS encoding phosphocholine-specific phospholipase C — MNRREFLEKSSLLLAGLGTSSVLHPAILKALAIEPAAMSTFYDAEHVVILMQENRSFDHAFGALKGVRGFLDKRTFVKEDGHSVFFQKGDSEKYASPARLDLRNTKSTWMSSLPHSWADQQKALNKGKYDKWLQFKASGNKDYKNIPLTLGYYNREDLPFYYQLADAFTIFDQYFCSSLTGTTPNRLFHWSGTLREHQNGKAKANVYNENIDYDKARQAHWKSFPEILEEQNVSWKIYQNEISLPKGMSGEQEAWLSNFTDNPIEWFSKFNVKFSKGYHQNIPNIIASLKKEIRKKPDQRKRLETMIAELEEDQKKYTSENYSKLSQFEKNLHEKAFTTNINDPDYWNLETGNDENGERLVVPKGDVLFQFRKDVEEKKLPLVSWLVAPEHFSDHPGSPWYGAWYISEVLNILTKDPETWKKTIFIINYDENDGYFDHVLPFAPPVNPSQPVDMNSKEGVEYVDKSQEYMSVLPLKDHERIEGTVGLGYRVPMIIASPWTKGGFVNSEVSDHTSVLQFLENFIRKKYNKDVKTDNISDWRRAICGDLTSAFNSSNLQAPKMDYLDQKDFAKTINAARSKPVPNLKWYSENEINGSLLEIQERGIKPSNPLPYHYHVNMENGKIRMTNLKEAGVPLLIYDRTQLSSSNYYFSYALYSKQELLHSVNPGKYDYEVFGPNGFFRKFSGSNLPEIEVQLICSSSKNEADLVFKKKKGNPSVVVEDLYEKNKKTVSLHQAQEKLTIDLNKNKGWYDLKVTLNDHIWHFAGRTETGKFSISDPHWT; from the coding sequence ATGAACAGAAGAGAATTTTTAGAAAAATCAAGCCTTTTGCTGGCCGGGCTGGGAACTTCAAGTGTTCTTCACCCTGCTATTTTAAAAGCATTGGCCATTGAACCTGCTGCAATGTCTACCTTTTATGATGCGGAGCATGTGGTGATCCTGATGCAGGAAAACCGTTCTTTTGACCATGCTTTCGGAGCATTAAAGGGAGTTAGGGGATTTCTTGACAAAAGGACTTTCGTTAAAGAAGACGGCCATTCCGTTTTTTTTCAAAAAGGTGATAGCGAAAAATATGCTTCCCCTGCAAGATTAGATCTTAGAAATACAAAATCTACCTGGATGAGCTCTCTGCCGCATTCCTGGGCAGATCAGCAAAAAGCTTTAAACAAAGGAAAATACGACAAATGGCTTCAGTTCAAAGCCTCCGGAAATAAAGATTATAAAAATATTCCCCTTACTTTAGGCTATTATAACAGGGAAGATCTTCCTTTTTATTATCAGCTGGCGGATGCATTTACGATATTCGACCAATATTTCTGCTCTTCGCTTACAGGAACAACGCCCAACAGGCTTTTTCACTGGTCGGGAACCCTCCGTGAACATCAGAACGGAAAAGCAAAAGCCAATGTTTACAATGAAAATATTGACTACGACAAGGCAAGACAGGCACACTGGAAAAGCTTTCCTGAAATTTTAGAGGAACAGAATGTCTCCTGGAAAATCTATCAGAACGAGATCAGTCTTCCGAAAGGAATGTCCGGCGAACAGGAAGCCTGGCTGAGTAATTTCACAGATAACCCGATTGAATGGTTTTCAAAGTTCAACGTTAAATTTTCAAAAGGATACCATCAGAATATTCCTAACATCATTGCTTCCCTGAAAAAAGAGATTAGGAAAAAGCCTGATCAGAGGAAAAGACTTGAAACGATGATCGCTGAACTGGAAGAAGATCAGAAAAAATATACTTCTGAAAATTATTCTAAACTTTCGCAGTTTGAAAAGAACCTTCACGAAAAAGCTTTTACCACCAATATCAACGATCCTGATTACTGGAATCTGGAAACCGGAAACGATGAGAATGGTGAAAGACTGGTCGTTCCGAAAGGAGATGTACTGTTCCAGTTCCGGAAAGATGTGGAAGAAAAGAAACTTCCGCTGGTGTCCTGGCTGGTAGCTCCCGAGCATTTCTCCGATCATCCCGGATCACCCTGGTATGGAGCATGGTATATTTCGGAAGTTCTGAATATATTGACCAAAGATCCTGAGACCTGGAAAAAAACAATTTTCATTATCAATTATGATGAAAACGACGGATATTTTGATCATGTTCTTCCGTTTGCCCCGCCCGTCAATCCAAGCCAGCCTGTTGATATGAACAGTAAGGAAGGCGTAGAATATGTTGATAAATCCCAGGAATATATGTCTGTTCTTCCACTCAAGGATCATGAAAGAATAGAAGGAACTGTCGGATTGGGTTACAGAGTTCCGATGATCATTGCATCTCCATGGACGAAAGGCGGCTTTGTGAATTCCGAAGTTTCGGACCATACTTCCGTTCTGCAGTTTTTGGAGAATTTTATCAGAAAAAAATATAATAAAGACGTTAAAACCGACAATATCAGTGACTGGAGAAGAGCGATTTGCGGAGATCTGACTTCTGCTTTTAATTCTTCAAATCTCCAGGCTCCAAAAATGGATTATCTTGATCAGAAAGATTTTGCAAAAACCATCAACGCTGCCAGGAGTAAGCCTGTTCCCAATCTGAAATGGTATTCAGAAAACGAGATCAACGGCAGTTTACTTGAAATTCAGGAGAGAGGAATCAAACCGTCCAACCCGCTTCCTTATCATTACCATGTCAATATGGAAAACGGTAAGATCAGAATGACCAACTTAAAAGAGGCAGGCGTTCCGCTTTTAATTTATGACAGAACACAGCTGAGCAGCAGCAATTATTATTTCTCCTACGCTCTGTATTCAAAACAGGAACTTTTACATTCTGTGAATCCCGGAAAATATGATTATGAAGTTTTTGGTCCGAATGGTTTTTTCAGAAAATTCAGCGGAAGCAATTTGCCTGAAATAGAGGTCCAGCTGATCTGCAGCAGTTCAAAAAATGAAGCCGATCTGGTCTTCAAAAAGAAAAAAGGAAACCCATCTGTCGTGGTGGAAGATCTGTATGAAAAGAATAAGAAGACAGTTTCTTTACATCAAGCGCAAGAGAAATTAACAATTGATCTCAACAAGAACAAAGGCTGGTATGATTTAAAAGTGACACTTAACGATCATATCTGGCATTTTGCCGGAAGAACAGAAACCGGAAAATTTTCCATATCGGATCCCCACTGGACGTAA
- a CDS encoding SusD/RagB family nutrient-binding outer membrane lipoprotein, which translates to MKNNINVVAKSLKKFSIKTFAIAGLLILASCETDLDKINENPNDQASVDPKVLLTYVSKDAFQVNGDNMYASRMMIGTDGENTYQYMKWNDASFDVYTKGILNTVKMMQEAEKINNKNYSAIGKFYRAYYFFNLSLKFGSIPYTEAAKGEAGITQPKYDSQETVMAGILSELKEANDLINSNDKIEGDIIYNGDASKWKKLINSFRLKILITMSKKTTLGSYNIASEFASIAGSQALMTSISDNGELKFADAADSRYTMFNNSGYGSSLYMADYFINLFKARQDPRLFTFAAQTTAAKEAGKPITDFTGYNGGNPTSSYSDNAALITAKNISKVNDRFYKDPTNEPSSVLSYSELEFILAEAAARGWISGSAKPHYDNAVKASFSFYQTYVKNPGQYFSGFDVNQYLATPLVVYNDADPLQNRLEKIMTQKYMTMFHQSQWTSYYDYLRTGYPNYPLQTGVAAPFRFRYPQAEYNYNSTNLKAALAAQYGGNDNISSKPWWLQ; encoded by the coding sequence ATGAAAAATAATATAAATGTTGTAGCGAAATCGCTAAAAAAATTCAGTATAAAGACGTTTGCAATTGCAGGGCTCCTGATCCTTGCCTCATGCGAAACCGACCTGGACAAAATCAATGAAAACCCTAATGACCAGGCAAGTGTAGATCCCAAAGTCCTTTTGACCTATGTTTCAAAAGATGCTTTCCAGGTAAATGGCGATAATATGTATGCTTCCAGAATGATGATCGGTACGGATGGGGAAAACACTTACCAGTACATGAAATGGAACGATGCCTCCTTCGATGTATATACGAAAGGCATTCTGAATACAGTAAAAATGATGCAGGAAGCCGAAAAGATCAACAATAAGAACTACAGCGCCATTGGCAAATTCTACAGAGCCTATTATTTCTTTAATTTAAGCTTAAAATTCGGAAGCATCCCTTACACCGAAGCTGCCAAAGGGGAAGCCGGAATTACACAACCGAAATACGACAGCCAGGAAACCGTAATGGCAGGAATTTTATCCGAATTGAAAGAAGCCAATGATCTGATTAATTCCAATGATAAAATTGAAGGCGATATCATCTATAACGGCGATGCATCAAAATGGAAAAAGCTGATCAATTCTTTCCGCCTAAAAATTTTAATCACCATGTCTAAAAAAACGACACTGGGAAGTTATAATATTGCTTCTGAATTTGCTTCAATCGCAGGAAGTCAGGCTTTAATGACCTCTATTTCCGATAATGGGGAGCTTAAATTTGCTGATGCGGCAGACAGCAGATATACCATGTTCAACAACAGCGGTTACGGATCAAGTTTATACATGGCCGATTATTTCATTAACCTTTTTAAAGCAAGACAGGACCCGCGTCTTTTCACTTTTGCAGCACAGACTACTGCCGCAAAAGAAGCCGGAAAACCCATCACCGATTTTACAGGCTACAACGGAGGGAATCCAACTTCTTCCTATTCTGATAATGCAGCTCTGATCACTGCAAAAAATATTTCCAAGGTCAATGACCGTTTTTACAAAGATCCTACCAATGAGCCTTCTTCTGTGCTAAGCTATTCGGAACTGGAATTTATCCTGGCCGAAGCTGCTGCCAGAGGATGGATTTCCGGATCGGCAAAACCGCATTATGACAATGCTGTTAAAGCAAGTTTCAGCTTTTACCAGACTTATGTAAAAAATCCGGGCCAATATTTTTCAGGATTTGATGTGAATCAGTATTTAGCAACTCCATTAGTGGTTTACAATGATGCAGATCCGCTTCAGAACCGCCTGGAAAAAATCATGACCCAGAAATATATGACGATGTTCCACCAAAGTCAGTGGACATCCTATTATGATTATTTAAGAACAGGATATCCAAATTATCCTTTGCAGACGGGAGTTGCTGCACCATTCAGGTTCAGGTATCCGCAAGCAGAATATAATTATAACAGCACCAATCTGAAAGCGGCACTGGCTGCCCAATACGGAGGAAATGACAATATCAGTTCCAAACCTTGGTGGCTTCAATAA
- a CDS encoding SusC/RagA family TonB-linked outer membrane protein, with product MKKTLATFAVFLLPLYLTAQEINITGNVKSENGSSVSGVNITDKNTGKTTVTDESGNFSISANPKDILEFYAPDFSMYTVEISSRRQYSVVLKKANEKQIEGVVITALGIAKKKEKIGYATQEVGTKQFETITTPSIGNLFSGQVAGLNVSNPTGMQQAPQFTLRGNSNLVFVIDGVIVEKEVFQNLDPNNIENINVLKGATASALYGSRGRYGAVLITTKSARKKGFSVEFSQNTMITAGFTNLPKTQNEYGNGSHGKYEFWDGADGGVNDGDMIWGPKFVPGLKIAQWNSPIRDKMTGQVIPWYGAVAGTQYNDKSRYERVPIDWQYHDNLDTFLKPAVINNNSFAVSYKNNKDIYRLSGNFMNYDDRIPGSYLQRYGVNFSSENHLGEKLTFDTKFNFNQTFTPNIPNYDYNPSGHMYTILIWMGADVDGRDLKNHMWIPGKEGTAQANWNYAWYNNPWFGAEYYKNKNRTNIINAQTGLEYKATEDFSVKGKVSIVENHNKQEILSPYSYFNYSAPRSGGYLLNDTKTWNLNSDILATYKKKISNNFDFTINAGGSTFYYKNNVDNASTDGLKIPELYSLENSTGAVKYYDYLKEKLIYSAYSTIDIGLYNAFFINVSGRNDWSSTLPKANRSYFYPSASVSAVISNLVKMPEAVNLLKLSASWAKVAYDFQPYSIRNYYLNNQGATFNGNPMYNYPTILNVENSLKPEQTKSYELGLSAGLFKNRVTLDVTYFRTLDYNNILQFPAAPSSGFTSQYVNGNEYTTKGLEISLGLVPVKTASFTWRSLINWSTYEQKLTSIYDNMPNYNNIRLGERMDSYYDYTWKKSPDGKVILNAATGMPTRADAPSNLGHFNPDWTFGFNNTFKYKKFTLNIGIDGSIGGVMRSQVVEKMWWGGKHPNSTAYRDLEYANPGTYYFVPDGVNYNAATGTYTPHTKPISFQDWAQNYPYQARVTEDESELFANVFDRTFIKLRSVVLEYDFSYLLNPKGMIKNFTANISAYNLAMWKKSKNLYSDPDYQLKKDSNDIQDPSSRWIGIGFNLKF from the coding sequence ATGAAGAAGACTTTAGCTACTTTTGCTGTTTTTTTACTCCCCCTTTATCTGACTGCCCAGGAAATTAACATTACCGGAAATGTAAAATCCGAAAATGGTTCCAGTGTTTCCGGCGTAAACATCACCGACAAAAACACCGGAAAAACAACAGTGACCGACGAAAGCGGTAACTTTAGTATTTCAGCCAATCCAAAGGACATCCTTGAGTTCTATGCCCCGGATTTCTCAATGTATACGGTAGAAATTTCTTCCAGAAGACAATATTCCGTTGTTTTAAAAAAAGCTAATGAAAAGCAAATTGAAGGTGTAGTCATTACAGCTTTAGGGATTGCCAAAAAGAAGGAAAAGATAGGCTATGCGACCCAGGAAGTAGGAACTAAACAATTTGAAACCATTACCACACCAAGTATAGGAAATTTATTTTCCGGACAGGTAGCCGGACTTAATGTGTCCAATCCTACAGGAATGCAGCAGGCCCCACAGTTCACGCTGAGAGGAAACTCCAATCTGGTTTTCGTAATCGATGGCGTGATTGTAGAAAAAGAAGTTTTCCAGAACCTGGACCCCAATAATATTGAAAACATCAACGTACTGAAAGGAGCAACCGCTTCTGCGCTCTATGGTTCCAGAGGAAGATACGGAGCTGTCCTGATTACAACAAAAAGTGCCAGGAAAAAGGGCTTTTCTGTCGAGTTTTCACAAAATACCATGATAACGGCAGGATTTACCAACCTCCCAAAAACCCAGAACGAATACGGTAACGGATCCCACGGAAAATACGAATTCTGGGACGGTGCCGATGGCGGTGTGAATGACGGTGATATGATCTGGGGGCCCAAATTTGTTCCCGGACTGAAAATTGCCCAATGGAACAGCCCCATCAGAGATAAAATGACAGGTCAGGTAATTCCGTGGTATGGAGCAGTGGCAGGAACACAATATAATGACAAGTCAAGGTACGAAAGAGTTCCTATAGACTGGCAGTATCATGATAACCTTGATACGTTCTTAAAACCTGCGGTAATTAACAATAACAGTTTCGCAGTAAGCTATAAAAACAATAAAGATATTTACAGGCTGTCTGGAAATTTCATGAATTACGACGACAGGATTCCAGGCTCCTATCTGCAGCGTTACGGAGTAAACTTCTCTTCTGAAAATCATCTGGGAGAAAAATTAACTTTTGACACTAAATTTAATTTCAATCAAACCTTCACGCCTAATATTCCCAACTACGATTATAATCCAAGCGGGCATATGTACACCATCCTGATCTGGATGGGTGCAGATGTAGACGGCAGGGACCTCAAAAACCATATGTGGATCCCGGGAAAAGAAGGAACCGCTCAGGCTAACTGGAACTATGCATGGTACAATAACCCTTGGTTCGGAGCTGAGTATTACAAGAATAAAAACAGGACCAATATCATCAATGCACAGACCGGACTGGAATATAAAGCCACTGAAGATTTCTCAGTAAAAGGTAAAGTATCCATCGTTGAGAACCACAATAAGCAGGAAATACTAAGCCCTTACTCTTATTTTAACTACAGTGCTCCAAGAAGCGGAGGTTATCTTCTGAATGATACCAAAACATGGAACCTGAACTCCGACATCCTTGCTACCTACAAGAAAAAAATATCGAATAACTTTGATTTTACGATCAATGCCGGAGGTTCTACCTTTTATTATAAAAACAATGTTGATAATGCTTCAACAGACGGATTAAAAATCCCGGAATTGTACTCTCTGGAAAACTCAACCGGAGCGGTAAAATATTATGATTACCTTAAGGAAAAGCTGATCTACAGTGCTTACTCAACCATCGATATCGGATTGTACAATGCTTTTTTCATCAACGTTTCAGGACGTAATGACTGGTCTTCTACCCTTCCGAAAGCCAACAGGTCTTACTTTTACCCCTCCGCATCGGTAAGTGCGGTTATTTCAAACCTTGTTAAAATGCCGGAAGCTGTCAATCTTTTAAAACTTTCTGCTTCATGGGCCAAGGTTGCTTACGATTTCCAGCCGTATTCCATAAGAAATTATTATCTGAACAATCAAGGAGCGACTTTTAATGGAAATCCGATGTACAATTATCCTACCATCCTCAATGTTGAAAATTCCTTAAAACCGGAACAGACCAAATCTTATGAACTGGGATTGAGCGCTGGATTATTTAAAAACAGGGTTACTTTGGATGTTACTTATTTCAGAACGCTGGATTATAACAATATTCTGCAATTCCCGGCAGCTCCTTCATCCGGATTTACCTCTCAGTATGTAAACGGAAACGAATATACCACGAAAGGTCTGGAGATCTCTTTAGGATTGGTTCCTGTAAAAACAGCCAGCTTTACCTGGAGGTCTTTAATCAACTGGAGTACTTATGAACAAAAGCTTACTTCCATTTACGACAATATGCCGAATTACAACAACATCAGGCTCGGCGAAAGAATGGACAGCTACTATGATTATACCTGGAAGAAATCTCCGGACGGGAAAGTAATCCTGAACGCCGCTACAGGTATGCCTACAAGAGCAGATGCACCAAGTAACCTCGGCCACTTCAATCCGGACTGGACATTTGGTTTTAACAATACCTTTAAATATAAAAAGTTCACACTGAACATCGGAATCGACGGAAGTATAGGAGGCGTCATGAGATCCCAGGTCGTGGAAAAAATGTGGTGGGGAGGAAAACACCCGAACTCAACAGCCTACAGAGATCTTGAATATGCCAATCCGGGAACCTACTATTTTGTACCGGACGGAGTAAATTATAATGCCGCTACCGGAACCTATACACCACATACAAAACCGATCAGCTTCCAGGACTGGGCGCAGAATTACCCTTATCAGGCAAGGGTAACGGAAGATGAGAGTGAGTTATTTGCAAATGTTTTCGACAGAACTTTCATTAAGCTAAGATCTGTAGTTCTTGAATACGATTTCTCCTATCTCCTTAATCCGAAGGGAATGATCAAAAACTTCACAGCCAATATCTCCGCTTATAACCTGGCAATGTGGAAAAAGTCTAAAAACCTTTATTCCGATCCTGATTACCAGCTCAAGAAAGACAGCAATGATATCCAGGACCCTTCCAGCAGATGGATAGGAATAGGTTTTAATCTTAAATTTTAA
- a CDS encoding SDR family oxidoreductase, giving the protein MTIIITGTSSGIGFVLAEYFGKKGHKVYGLSRKHTESQHFISIPTDVTDNTAVQNAIAEVLKTESRIDVLINNAGMGMVGAVEDSTKEDILKLFNLNLVGAVQMMSAVLPKMRENKFGKIINISSIGSEMGLPFRGFYSASKSALDKVTEAMRYEVYPWNIDVCSLHLGDIKTNIAENRVRTQVSEPYKNIFNKVYSLMNSHVGDGTDPLEVAAYVETLLNKNKWKAHYYFGKFGQKIGVPLKWILPQGTYENLMKKYNKLD; this is encoded by the coding sequence ATGACTATTATCATCACCGGAACCTCATCGGGAATAGGGTTTGTGCTCGCCGAATATTTCGGGAAAAAAGGCCATAAAGTATATGGTTTAAGCAGAAAGCATACAGAAAGCCAGCATTTCATATCTATTCCAACTGACGTTACCGATAATACTGCCGTTCAGAATGCCATCGCTGAAGTTTTAAAAACAGAATCAAGAATCGATGTTCTGATCAATAATGCAGGAATGGGAATGGTAGGCGCTGTGGAAGATTCTACAAAGGAAGATATCCTGAAGCTCTTCAACCTTAATCTTGTAGGAGCAGTCCAGATGATGAGCGCCGTTCTTCCGAAAATGCGGGAAAACAAATTTGGAAAGATCATCAATATTTCAAGTATCGGAAGTGAAATGGGACTTCCTTTCCGTGGCTTTTATTCTGCTTCCAAATCTGCCCTGGACAAGGTAACTGAAGCAATGAGATATGAAGTTTATCCATGGAATATTGACGTTTGCTCCTTACATCTTGGTGATATTAAAACAAATATTGCGGAAAACAGAGTAAGAACACAGGTTTCCGAACCTTATAAAAATATATTTAACAAGGTTTATTCCCTGATGAACTCACATGTGGGCGATGGAACCGATCCTCTTGAGGTGGCAGCGTACGTGGAAACACTTTTGAATAAAAATAAATGGAAGGCCCATTATTATTTCGGTAAATTCGGACAAAAAATTGGTGTTCCTCTGAAATGGATTCTTCCTCAGGGAACCTACGAGAATCTGATGAAAAAATATAATAAACTGGATTAA
- a CDS encoding 3-phosphoshikimate 1-carboxyvinyltransferase, with protein sequence MKLEKSKLSADKTVQISGSKSISNRLLILESLFKNIQIGNLSNSQDTQLLKKALSENTETVDIHHAGTAMRFLSSYYSISEGKTTILTGSKRMKERPIKNLVNALKDLGVEIEYLENEGFPPLKITGRKITQKQVNVPANISSQFITSLLLIAGKLENGLEIHLVGEVTSRSYIEMTLDILTRFGIKNSFEGNTIKVEPFDSNSESPTVHYEVESDWSSASYFYSICALGRKTIHLKSFYKESTQGDSAIAKIYEEFFGIKTIFKEDEHKLTLQPEPDFIFPEKIVLDMNNCPDIAQTLCVTAAALKIPFDISGLGTLRVKETDRLQALYNELKKLGTETEITDLTIKSVSFGEPEEHISIGTYQDHRMAMSFAPFCLIKELNIEEEDVVEKSYPMFWKDLSDIMVRG encoded by the coding sequence ATGAAGCTAGAAAAATCTAAATTATCAGCAGATAAAACAGTTCAAATCAGCGGTTCGAAAAGCATTTCGAATCGTTTGTTGATTTTGGAAAGTTTATTTAAAAATATACAGATCGGGAACCTGTCTAACTCCCAGGACACCCAGCTGCTGAAAAAAGCACTGTCTGAAAACACAGAAACCGTAGACATCCACCACGCAGGAACAGCCATGCGATTCCTTAGTTCCTATTACTCAATATCTGAAGGAAAAACAACTATCCTTACCGGATCTAAAAGAATGAAGGAAAGACCGATCAAAAACCTGGTCAACGCTTTAAAAGACTTAGGAGTTGAGATCGAGTATCTGGAAAACGAAGGCTTCCCGCCTTTAAAGATCACAGGAAGGAAGATCACCCAAAAGCAAGTTAATGTTCCGGCTAATATATCCAGCCAGTTCATTACCTCTCTTCTTCTGATTGCCGGAAAACTTGAAAACGGCCTGGAAATTCATTTGGTTGGCGAAGTTACTTCAAGATCCTATATAGAAATGACGCTGGATATCCTGACAAGATTCGGGATCAAAAACAGCTTTGAAGGAAACACCATTAAAGTGGAGCCGTTTGATTCAAACAGTGAATCACCAACAGTACATTACGAAGTGGAAAGCGACTGGAGCTCGGCTTCATACTTTTACTCGATCTGTGCATTGGGAAGAAAAACCATCCACCTGAAAAGCTTTTACAAAGAATCTACCCAGGGAGACTCTGCCATTGCTAAAATCTATGAAGAATTTTTTGGAATCAAAACCATCTTCAAGGAAGATGAGCATAAGCTTACTCTTCAGCCGGAGCCTGATTTTATTTTCCCTGAAAAAATCGTTCTGGATATGAATAACTGCCCGGATATTGCACAAACACTTTGCGTAACAGCTGCTGCATTAAAAATTCCATTTGACATTTCCGGACTGGGAACGCTAAGGGTTAAAGAAACCGACAGACTGCAGGCTTTATATAATGAACTGAAAAAGCTGGGCACTGAAACAGAGATTACAGACCTTACCATTAAATCCGTGAGCTTCGGAGAGCCCGAAGAGCATATTTCCATCGGGACTTACCAGGATCACAGGATGGCGATGAGCTTCGCCCCCTTCTGCCTCATTAAAGAACTCAATATTGAAGAAGAAGATGTGGTAGAAAAATCTTATCCTATGTTCTGGAAAGATTTAAGCGACATAATGGTTAGAGGATAA
- a CDS encoding nucleotide pyrophosphohydrolase, giving the protein MEITQLQQQVHEWIKTIGVRYFNELTNMAMLTEEVGEVARIIARRYGEQSEKESDKSKDLGEELADVLFVTLCLANQTGVNLQEAFDKKMKIKTDRDKDRHQNNEKLK; this is encoded by the coding sequence ATGGAAATCACACAGCTGCAGCAACAGGTTCACGAATGGATCAAAACTATAGGAGTCCGTTATTTTAATGAACTGACGAATATGGCTATGCTGACCGAAGAAGTAGGCGAAGTCGCCCGCATCATTGCCAGAAGATATGGTGAGCAAAGCGAAAAAGAAAGCGATAAAAGCAAAGACCTTGGTGAAGAGCTGGCAGATGTCCTTTTCGTTACTTTATGTTTAGCCAACCAAACCGGAGTGAACCTCCAGGAAGCTTTCGACAAAAAAATGAAGATTAAAACGGACCGCGACAAGGACCGGCACCAGAACAACGAGAAGTTGAAATAA
- a CDS encoding type B 50S ribosomal protein L31: MKKGIHPENYRLVVFKDMSNDEVFLCKSTAETKDTIEYEGQEYPLIKMEISSTSHPFYTGKVKLVDTAGRVDKFMNKYKKFAK; this comes from the coding sequence ATGAAAAAAGGAATCCACCCAGAAAATTATAGACTTGTTGTTTTCAAAGATATGAGTAACGACGAGGTGTTTCTTTGCAAATCTACTGCAGAAACTAAAGATACTATCGAATATGAAGGACAAGAATATCCGTTAATCAAAATGGAAATCTCTTCAACTTCTCACCCTTTCTACACTGGTAAAGTGAAATTAGTTGACACTGCAGGTAGAGTTGATAAGTTCATGAACAAATACAAGAAATTCGCTAAGTAA